GTAGACACAACGTAACGTTCTCCTCGAAACGGCTCGATTTCGGCGAGGGCGTACCACGCGGCGCGCCCAGCTACGGATAAGGCGAACTTTTTTCATCACCCGACACCGAGGCTTCGGGGATGGGCCGTCGGTTACGGCGTCCGAGCGGCACCGCCCCCATCGAGCAGCCTGGCCAGGAAGGCGTCGAGGTACTCGGCGCGAACTGGTCTACCGCGCCGTGGTCGGCAGCCTTGAGCGGGGCACGATGATGCCGGCCCGGTACACGTTGAAACCGAGGCGCTGACCCTCCGCCTGTAAGCTGGCCCGTCTAGCGGACGGTTGTTCTTTGCCATCTTCACGTATATATGTGAACGAAGGAGATGGCAATGAAACGCAACACGACGTTCAATCTCGACGACGAGCTGGTGCAGCGGGGGAAGGCCTACGCTGCGTCTCACGGGACCACGTTGACGGCCCTTGTCCGGGACCACCTCACGAAGGTGACCGGCTATCGGCCGAATGACGGCACGAATGACCCGTTGGTGGCGTTCTCCAGGGGGGAGATCGACAAGGCTCAGGCCGCCGAGCAGGCGGGAGTGAGAGACTACGCAGAACTGCTGATCGCGCTCGGCGAGCGGGGCCTCGATCTGCCCCGGCTTCCACCTCACGAAGTCGACGCGATGACGGAGAACTTCCTGCGGGTCTGCCGGGAAACGGGCGTGCCGCGATGACCGCGCGTTGCGTTCTCATCATTCCGGACGCCGGTCCGATCAACAGCCTCTGGGTCGCTGGCGAGCTGCCGCTGCTGTTGAAGTTCGGGATGCAGGTCGTCCTCATCGACCAAGTCTACGCCGAACTGACGTCAGACCCCGACAACTACCTCAAGGACCGCGAGGTCAAGGAGTTCGTCGAGGCGCATCTGGACCTGTTCAAGATCGAAAAGACGAACGTCGGCAAGATGGCGGCCGCAATGCGCGAGCAGGGCACGTTTGAGACCGGGCAAAGCCTGGGGGAGGCGGCCATCGCCGATTTTTTCCAGCATGGGCTTGAGAAGTACGTCCGCGACGACCAGGCCGCGCTGCTACTGTTCGAGGATTCGGACATCCGCTCGGTGAAGGTCATCCGGATCCCGCGCAATGTGCACATTTTAAGCACTGTCGCCTGGCTTCGCGGCCTGCAGGATCTTGGTATCGTCGCTTCGGCCGACGACGTCATTCGCGCGATGACGCATCCGACGGATCCGGGGAAGCGCCCCAGGAAGTTCAACGATCTTCCGGACGGCATCGACGAGCCGGCCGAGATCGGCAGCACATGGAAGCCGTGACCTGATTTGCGATCCGTAGAGAGAGCGGGCACGTCGACCTGCCGCACGCCGGCCTCGGTGGCGAGACGCCCCGCGCGTGTTGGCTTCGTCTCACGAAGAAGCGCGCGCCCACAACGCCTAGGGCGACACCGAAACGCGCAAGCGAGACGCGCTGCAAATGGTAAACTTGGACGCCTCGCGCAGTGGGGGCATCCAGGAAGTCTGGGCCTCGGGAGCCGCGAAATGAAGTCATACAAGGTGGATCTTGTTGCTGACGTGGAGATGGTCGGAGACGATCCGCATCCGCCCGCGCTCACGACCGTTGTGCGCCCCAACTTCGTTGTTCGTGCTGGAGACTATGCCGCCCAATGGCATCGCTCTTCACGGCAAAGGGGCTTTCAGGGCCCATGTCGTGTGCGCTGAGCAAGCAGTCCCGCTGTTCGCGAAGGGCGGCGAATTTGAGCTGCGTTCCGCCAAGCGCGTGTTCGCGACCGGCCGCTTCCGGGAAATTGCATCCATCACGGAGTCCGAGGCGACCCCTTCGTGATGTGATGCGCTCATCTGAGCGGAAAAGAAAAACCCCGCCGTCGCCGGCGGGGTTTTGTTTGATTCAGGCTAGGGGACCTACTTTGCCCGGATTAGGGACCAACTTATAGGGGACCAACTATGCCCGTCGCTGCAGGCAGGTGGGTTAGTAATCGCCAGGGTTCATGATCATCGGACTGGTCGTGTCGGCCGGCGCGAGCGCGCTGCTGGCGCTGTCGCGCAGGAAGCGGTCGAGCGTCGCCTGGATCTTCTCCTTGACCGCGTCAGGTCCGCGGTCGCTCATCTCCGTATGCTGCGCGCCGGTATGGACGATGTCGATGCCGCGCGCCTTGGCCTCTTCCGGCGTCGGCAAGACGCCGGGGTCGGTCACAAAGTTCGGATCCTTCGAGCGGAACGACAGGATCTTCAAGCGGCTGCTGACCACGAACGGCACCCGCAGATTGTCCAGCGTGATCACCTTGGACACCAGCTCCGGATGCTGATGGGCGACATACATTGAGACGTCACCGCCATTGGAATGGCCGACCAGTGTGATGTGATCGAATTCGACGTTTTCGTGCCGCTTCTTCAGCTCACCGAGCGCGAAAAGAATGTTGGCCTCGCAGCGGATGT
The DNA window shown above is from Bradyrhizobium sp. CB1650 and carries:
- a CDS encoding DUF6364 family protein translates to MKRNTTFNLDDELVQRGKAYAASHGTTLTALVRDHLTKVTGYRPNDGTNDPLVAFSRGEIDKAQAAEQAGVRDYAELLIALGERGLDLPRLPPHEVDAMTENFLRVCRETGVPR
- a CDS encoding alpha/beta hydrolase; this translates as MKRVFAILAFLCVLGVGQYFVVSKFAIRHETLSLFDAARQRPVTVELAVRRDYETKANLGLWKLPLAIISNGNTVKATEYSFLANVLAARGYLVTSIQQDLPTDPPLMTHVGEPYVGRRQVYIRCEANILFALGELKKRHENVEFDHITLVGHSNGGDVSMYVAHQHPELVSKVITLDNLRVPFVVSSRLKILSFRSKDPNFVTDPGVLPTPEEAKARGIDIVHTGAQHTEMSDRGPDAVKEKIQATLDRFLRDSASSALAPADTTSPMIMNPGDY